In Nostoc sp. GT001, a genomic segment contains:
- the scyF gene encoding scytonemin biosynthesis PEP-CTERM protein ScyF (ScyF is a conserved protein in biosynthesis systems for the scytonemin, a Trp-derived cyanobacterial natural sunscreen, although it is not absolutely required.): MGLVKNFSIGILGTGFMVLATAAPANAVTLTYDRSIGSPGFGPGELFVPQGIAVDSQGNTLIANGRGINPADGTPNYNLGNKIEKFSPSGQYIGAIGSGGTGPGQFDEPTTVDFNPVTGDLYAGDVYNNRINQFDSQGNFIRSFANGEFTPLVPGRFFFGPSGVTFDKTGNVYVGDFNGERILKFTSEGQQIGVIGGANGSAPGQFQGVAGVRISPVSGNIFVADQYNNRVQVLDPNGNPLLAFGSAGSEPGQLLQPIGIEVDDQENVYVADSINSRVQVFDKNGNFLTSYGQPALDASGNLVPPPALTGPPFGNPLDLTPGRFNWTGGTSLKDGKLYVGDFFQGRVQVLNVEGRRQVPESSSALGLALLGFGAVTVTLRKRGQLQKELQKQC; this comes from the coding sequence ATGGGATTAGTCAAAAATTTCTCAATCGGAATTCTCGGTACTGGATTCATGGTGTTGGCAACAGCAGCCCCAGCCAATGCTGTAACATTAACTTACGACAGAAGTATCGGTAGTCCTGGTTTCGGCCCTGGAGAACTGTTTGTTCCCCAAGGTATAGCGGTGGATAGCCAAGGGAATACCCTCATAGCTAACGGACGCGGTATTAACCCGGCCGATGGTACTCCTAACTACAACCTCGGTAACAAAATTGAAAAATTTAGTCCAAGCGGTCAGTATATTGGAGCAATTGGCTCCGGCGGCACAGGACCCGGACAGTTCGACGAGCCAACAACTGTAGACTTTAATCCCGTAACAGGGGATTTGTATGCAGGTGATGTTTACAACAACCGCATCAATCAATTCGATTCTCAGGGTAACTTTATTAGATCCTTTGCAAATGGAGAATTTACCCCTCTCGTACCAGGTAGGTTTTTCTTTGGGCCATCTGGTGTAACTTTTGACAAAACTGGCAACGTTTACGTAGGTGATTTTAACGGCGAAAGGATTCTTAAATTCACATCAGAGGGACAGCAAATTGGTGTGATTGGTGGCGCCAATGGCTCTGCACCTGGGCAATTCCAAGGTGTAGCAGGTGTAAGAATTTCCCCAGTTAGTGGAAATATCTTTGTAGCTGACCAGTATAACAACCGCGTTCAAGTACTCGATCCAAATGGTAATCCTCTGTTGGCATTTGGTTCAGCAGGTAGCGAACCTGGACAGCTTCTTCAGCCAATTGGCATCGAAGTGGACGACCAAGAGAACGTTTATGTAGCTGATTCTATCAACAGCCGCGTTCAGGTATTTGATAAAAACGGTAACTTCTTGACTTCCTACGGCCAACCAGCCCTAGATGCATCAGGCAACTTAGTCCCGCCTCCAGCATTAACTGGTCCTCCTTTTGGTAATCCACTCGACCTCACACCAGGCAGATTTAACTGGACTGGTGGTACAAGCCTCAAAGATGGCAAGCTTTATGTGGGCGATTTCTTTCAAGGTCGCGTTCAGGTGTTAAACGTAGAGGGCAGAAGGCAAGTACCGGAATCTAGTTCAGCATTGGGTTTAGCATTGCTTGGATTTGGGGCTGTTACCGTCACATTGCGGAAACGCGGACAACTACAGAAAGAATTGCAAAAACAGTGCTAG
- the tyrA gene encoding bifunctional chorismate mutase/prephenate dehydrogenase, with protein MSLKSSYSDRLKKTDQRLIALLSDRISLLAASEQPSLDEQLADVATLLAEAGIPESVWASVLNSCHTTLIPKYATNHVTPRQITIIGGCGRMGKLFKEQLSLVGNNVSVLESDDWEYADQLLSQAELVLVSVPIEHTVDVIKRVAKYLAPTTALCDITSIKTQPTQAMLEHHSGPVMGLHPMFGPDVKSFFGQKVVVCPGRNDDSFQWFLDLIKSQGGELIVCTPEEHDRMMVIVQATQHFCRFSLGVFLAQAKIDIQQTLTMSTSNYRQEIDIVKRLFSQSPHLCVDIMLATEERCDAISFLADTYSRLAKLVAMKDRDALIQEFEKAQSFFEEKINSFMQPLNTMAIQRDFQPKMHTNISI; from the coding sequence ATGTCTTTGAAATCCTCTTATTCAGATCGGCTGAAAAAAACTGACCAGAGGTTGATCGCTTTATTGAGCGATCGCATATCATTATTAGCAGCATCAGAACAACCTTCTTTAGATGAGCAACTGGCTGATGTCGCTACCCTACTTGCTGAAGCTGGTATTCCTGAGTCTGTTTGGGCAAGTGTGCTAAATAGTTGTCATACTACTCTGATTCCTAAATATGCAACAAATCATGTCACTCCCCGACAAATTACCATCATCGGTGGATGCGGCAGGATGGGAAAATTATTTAAAGAGCAACTTTCGCTAGTAGGTAATAATGTTAGCGTCCTCGAATCTGATGATTGGGAATATGCAGATCAACTATTAAGTCAGGCAGAATTAGTTTTAGTCAGCGTTCCTATTGAACATACAGTTGATGTTATCAAGCGTGTAGCGAAATACCTTGCGCCAACTACCGCTTTGTGTGATATTACGAGTATTAAAACACAGCCAACTCAAGCAATGCTCGAACACCATTCTGGCCCAGTCATGGGTTTACACCCAATGTTTGGGCCAGATGTAAAATCGTTTTTTGGACAAAAAGTAGTGGTCTGCCCAGGTCGAAACGATGATTCCTTTCAATGGTTTTTAGACTTGATTAAAAGTCAAGGTGGAGAGTTAATTGTTTGTACGCCTGAAGAACACGATCGCATGATGGTGATCGTTCAAGCAACGCAACATTTCTGTAGATTTAGTCTTGGTGTTTTCTTAGCACAAGCAAAAATCGATATACAACAGACTTTAACCATGTCAACTTCTAACTATCGTCAAGAAATTGACATTGTTAAACGTTTGTTTTCCCAAAGCCCTCACTTATGTGTGGATATTATGCTAGCTACAGAAGAAAGATGTGATGCAATTAGCTTTTTAGCTGATACTTACAGTCGTTTGGCAAAACTAGTAGCGATGAAAGATAGAGACGCATTAATTCAGGAGTTTGAAAAGGCTCAAAGCTTTTTTGAAGAGAAAATCAACAGTTTTATGCAGCCTTTAAATACAATGGCTATCCAACGTGATTTCCAACCAAAAATGCACACAAATATTAGCATTTAA
- a CDS encoding DsbA family oxidoreductase gives MLIDIFHDTVCPWCRIGKKHLFDALAQQQEQELHIRWHPFLLDNTVPAEGYEFRSFMQNRKGMKAEEIQQLFDSTQRAGEAAGVKLDFEKIRLAVNTKLSHQLIALAPTNIKNDVVEAIYQAYFEDGFNIGNLDVLVAIGTAYQMNASELKLQLNDRAVSDTVIAESTFARLNGINSVPFFVINDKVKVNGSHSVEVFLETLNRAALLDIPAKI, from the coding sequence ATGCTGATAGACATCTTTCACGATACCGTTTGTCCTTGGTGCAGAATTGGGAAAAAACATCTGTTTGATGCACTGGCACAACAGCAAGAACAAGAACTACATATCCGCTGGCATCCTTTTCTTTTAGACAATACTGTTCCTGCGGAGGGATACGAATTTCGCAGTTTTATGCAAAATAGAAAAGGGATGAAAGCGGAAGAAATACAACAGCTATTTGATAGTACGCAACGCGCAGGTGAGGCGGCTGGAGTTAAGCTAGATTTTGAAAAAATCCGTTTAGCTGTCAATACTAAGCTTTCTCATCAATTAATTGCACTTGCACCCACAAACATAAAAAACGATGTTGTCGAAGCTATTTATCAAGCTTATTTTGAAGACGGTTTTAACATTGGAAATCTTGACGTTCTTGTTGCCATCGGTACAGCGTATCAGATGAATGCTAGCGAATTAAAGTTGCAATTAAACGATCGCGCAGTGAGTGATACAGTTATTGCTGAATCAACATTTGCTCGGTTAAATGGCATCAACAGCGTGCCATTCTTCGTCATCAATGACAAAGTTAAGGTAAATGGTTCTCACTCGGTAGAGGTGTTCCTAGAAACTTTGAATCGTGCTGCACTTTTAGATATACCTGCAAAAATATGA
- a CDS encoding 3-dehydroquinate synthase, giving the protein MIVDIKQKSRLIHQRVSVTFNYEVYFTQNLFELKNPTLAQVVGADEETKPKKLVAVIDAGILKYQPELVKQLVAYTKFYAEVLAIAAEPMIISGGEAAKNDRTLLEQIQQQIEAAGLCRHSYVLAIGGGAMLDLVGYAAATAHRGIRLIRVPTTVLAQNDSGVGVKNGINAFGKKNFLGTFAPPYAVINDSAFLTTLDDRDWRSGIAEAVKVALIKDASFFDFIHSHTAALRRRDMDSMQQVIYRCAELHLEHIANGGDPFEMGSSRPLDFGHWAAHKLEHLTNYRLRHGEAVAIGIALDSTYSYLAGLLDCSEWQRILNTLSALGFTLYVPELAQKLSQLEDPDCLFRGLTEFREHXGGELTLTLLKGIGKRIEVHEVDLFLYGQAISLLGEVRGEF; this is encoded by the coding sequence ATGATAGTTGACATCAAGCAAAAAAGTAGATTAATTCATCAGCGTGTTTCGGTTACTTTTAACTACGAAGTTTACTTCACCCAAAATTTATTTGAGTTGAAAAATCCTACATTAGCCCAAGTGGTTGGTGCGGATGAAGAGACAAAGCCAAAGAAATTAGTTGCAGTCATAGATGCAGGAATATTAAAGTATCAACCGGAATTGGTGAAGCAATTAGTCGCGTATACCAAGTTTTATGCAGAGGTACTAGCGATCGCAGCTGAACCAATGATAATTTCTGGAGGAGAAGCTGCTAAAAACGATCGCACTTTATTAGAGCAAATCCAGCAACAGATTGAAGCTGCCGGATTATGTCGCCATTCTTATGTGTTAGCGATCGGGGGTGGGGCGATGTTGGATTTGGTAGGATATGCAGCCGCAACTGCTCACCGGGGTATTCGTCTCATTCGAGTGCCAACGACGGTGTTGGCGCAAAATGATTCTGGGGTTGGCGTCAAAAACGGCATCAATGCCTTTGGTAAAAAGAACTTTTTGGGGACATTTGCGCCACCTTATGCAGTTATAAATGATTCTGCGTTCTTGACAACTCTAGACGATCGCGATTGGCGTTCTGGAATTGCAGAAGCAGTCAAAGTTGCGCTAATTAAGGATGCTAGCTTTTTTGATTTTATCCACTCTCACACCGCAGCTTTGAGGCGGCGAGATATGGATAGTATGCAACAGGTTATCTATCGTTGCGCCGAGTTGCATTTAGAACATATTGCCAATGGCGGCGATCCTTTTGAGATGGGTTCGTCTCGTCCCTTGGATTTTGGACATTGGGCGGCTCATAAGCTGGAGCATCTGACAAATTATCGCTTGCGTCATGGCGAAGCTGTTGCGATCGGTATTGCTTTGGATAGTACTTATTCTTATTTAGCAGGATTGCTGGATTGTTCGGAGTGGCAACGGATATTAAATACTTTATCGGCGTTGGGTTTTACGTTGTATGTGCCTGAACTAGCTCAGAAGTTATCACAATTGGAAGATCCTGATTGTTTGTTTCGGGGTTTGACTGAATTCCGCGAACATTTNGGGGGGGAGTTGACTTTGACGCTGTTGAAAGGGATTGGAAAAAGAATTGAGGTTCATGAGGTGGATTTGTTTTTGTATGGGCAAGCAATATCGCTGTTGGGGGAAGTGAGGGGGGAATTTTAA
- a CDS encoding ScyD/ScyE family protein has protein sequence MKLKPLTITFLTFCVAAFSGMKAASAASFSVIADGLYNAGGLSFSPDGNLYVTEAGIGGSGGCVPPASGQGDSLCYGTSGAVTKIENGKTERILTGLPSIALPDGTGASGPRDIKFDATGKPYVLIGYGANPTFRDRNLGYTDLGKIIAPDFNTNSWTSVADIGNYELANNPDGGDVGSNPLGFVIDGNKLVAVDAGANDLLSVNTDSSNLQAIVAFPQDILTNPVFPPSGTPSNEPAQVPSQGEVVRTPKAGLRPSQFATQPVPSGVAKGPDGAYYVSQFTGFPFPEGGAKIYRVAADGKSSVFADGFTQLTDLEFDTEGNLYALQYANQSAWKGNFDGSVIKIAPNGTRTTLLSGNGLESPSALTIGADGAVYVTNRGDRPGLGQVLRIENIKSVPEPSSAFGVLAIGAFGVAWLHKKRNSKPLTDRVVALK, from the coding sequence ATGAAACTGAAGCCACTTACTATTACTTTCCTCACTTTTTGTGTTGCCGCTTTTTCAGGAATGAAAGCTGCCTCAGCTGCATCCTTTTCAGTAATCGCCGACGGTCTATATAATGCCGGAGGACTAAGCTTTAGTCCTGATGGTAATCTCTATGTTACAGAGGCGGGAATCGGGGGAAGTGGCGGTTGTGTTCCACCAGCAAGCGGTCAAGGTGACTCTTTATGCTATGGCACAAGTGGGGCAGTTACCAAAATTGAGAATGGTAAAACCGAACGCATACTTACAGGACTTCCTTCCATAGCATTACCAGATGGGACTGGAGCTAGTGGTCCTCGTGATATTAAATTTGATGCTACAGGTAAACCTTATGTTCTGATTGGATATGGAGCGAATCCGACCTTTCGCGATCGCAATTTAGGTTACACTGACCTCGGTAAAATCATTGCTCCCGATTTTAATACCAATTCCTGGACGAGTGTTGCTGATATAGGTAACTATGAACTCGCCAATAATCCCGATGGTGGTGATGTCGGTAGCAATCCTTTGGGTTTTGTCATAGATGGCAATAAGTTAGTTGCAGTTGATGCAGGTGCAAACGACTTACTCAGTGTGAATACTGATAGCAGTAATTTGCAGGCCATAGTTGCGTTTCCCCAAGACATATTAACTAATCCAGTTTTTCCACCCTCCGGTACACCATCTAATGAACCAGCCCAAGTGCCATCTCAAGGTGAAGTGGTGCGAACGCCGAAGGCGGGGCTTCGCCCATCGCAGTTTGCAACTCAACCAGTACCTTCAGGGGTGGCAAAAGGCCCCGATGGTGCTTATTATGTCAGCCAGTTTACTGGTTTCCCCTTCCCTGAAGGTGGGGCAAAAATCTATCGAGTCGCTGCTGATGGTAAATCATCAGTCTTCGCCGATGGTTTTACCCAACTCACCGACTTGGAATTTGATACTGAAGGCAATTTATATGCTTTGCAGTACGCCAATCAGTCAGCTTGGAAGGGTAATTTTGATGGTTCTGTCATCAAAATAGCTCCCAATGGCACACGCACAACTCTGCTGAGTGGCAATGGATTAGAGTCGCCTAGCGCCTTGACTATTGGTGCTGATGGTGCAGTATACGTCACCAACCGAGGCGATCGCCCTGGACTTGGACAAGTTCTCAGAATTGAAAATATCAAATCTGTCCCTGAACCGAGTTCTGCTTTCGGCGTATTAGCGATCGGTGCTTTTGGCGTTGCTTGGTTGCACAAGAAAAGAAACTCTAAACCTCTCACAGATAGAGTTGTGGCGCTCAAGTAA
- the scyC gene encoding scytonemin biosynthesis cyclase/decarboxylase ScyC (ScyC, an enzyme in the biosynthesis pathway for the cyanobacterial natural sunscreen scytonemin, performs a cyclization and decarboxylation on the compound ScyA produces.) → MEKNTFATSAYIATSPESAFEYLCSLKNLDEWTLYSRMKEQIDEDTWLGTASGYHKNLYYHVKKLENPLFYGIEWHCGLEYQKYFQVYPVLLFPTDYIEPGTDEKGVYFHWLSFVDPKRQTQMIMQGIHTVHTSECRSLKGNLERKAGLTSAAKGSHFIDTDTIYVDAPIEIGIEYLKDLKNVDEWAHLLRPNGEITAESGEFKDEYDQKVKVSVRVHSLSKYYLLEQEHFYPDYEYYQRSVALLIPTAYSFADPEASGFILHRITFWKTDGTVTHGKLQIEDYGAESMNIKRLLEAKAGNLKSFDRGMSYLPKIQESLLTN, encoded by the coding sequence ATGGAAAAAAATACCTTTGCGACATCAGCTTATATTGCAACTTCACCAGAGAGCGCTTTTGAGTATCTTTGCAGCTTGAAGAACTTAGATGAATGGACGCTTTATAGCCGGATGAAAGAGCAAATTGACGAAGATACCTGGCTCGGAACTGCGTCTGGTTATCACAAAAATCTTTACTATCATGTTAAAAAACTAGAAAATCCGCTTTTCTACGGCATTGAGTGGCACTGTGGATTAGAGTATCAGAAATATTTTCAGGTTTATCCTGTCTTGCTATTTCCTACAGATTATATCGAGCCTGGAACAGATGAAAAAGGTGTGTATTTTCACTGGTTGAGCTTTGTCGATCCCAAACGGCAGACTCAGATGATTATGCAGGGAATTCATACAGTACACACTTCTGAATGTCGTTCTCTCAAAGGTAATTTGGAACGCAAAGCTGGTCTAACCTCAGCAGCCAAAGGAAGCCACTTTATCGATACAGACACTATTTATGTTGATGCCCCAATTGAGATCGGCATTGAATACTTAAAAGACTTAAAAAATGTAGATGAGTGGGCGCATTTACTGCGACCCAATGGTGAGATCACTGCTGAATCAGGTGAATTCAAAGATGAATATGACCAAAAAGTAAAAGTTTCTGTGCGAGTTCATTCTTTGAGTAAATACTACTTACTTGAACAAGAACATTTTTATCCAGATTACGAATATTATCAGCGTTCTGTAGCTTTACTTATTCCAACTGCATACTCTTTCGCTGACCCAGAAGCCTCTGGTTTTATCCTACATCGAATTACATTCTGGAAAACAGATGGAACTGTCACCCACGGCAAACTTCAGATTGAAGACTATGGTGCTGAGAGCATGAACATCAAACGTTTACTCGAAGCCAAAGCTGGCAACCTCAAATCATTTGACCGAGGAATGAGCTATCTACCAAAAATTCAAGAATCACTACTAACTAATTAA
- the scyB gene encoding tryptophan dehydrogenase ScyB: MLLFETVREMGHEQVLFCHGKNPEIKAIIAIHDTTLGPAMGATRILPYVNEEAALKDALRLSRGMTYKAACANIPAGGGKAVIIANPENKTDDLLRAYGRFVDSLNGRFITGQDVNITPDDVRTISQETKYVVGVSEKSGGPAPITSLGVFLGIKAAVESHWQSKRLDGMKVAVQGLGNVGKNLCRHLHEHDVQLFVSDVDPVKAEEVKQLFGATVVEPTEIYSLDVDIFAPCALGGILNSHTIPFLQASIIAGAANNQLENEQLHSQMLAKKGILYSPDYVINAGGLINVYNEMIGYDEEKAFKQVHNIYDTLLAIFEIAKEQGVTTNDAARRLAEDRIKNGKQNQSTAIAA, from the coding sequence ATGCTACTATTTGAAACTGTTAGAGAAATGGGTCACGAACAAGTTCTTTTCTGTCATGGTAAAAATCCCGAAATTAAAGCAATTATTGCTATCCATGACACAACCTTGGGCCCCGCGATGGGAGCTACAAGAATCTTACCTTATGTCAACGAAGAAGCTGCTTTAAAAGATGCACTTCGTCTAAGCCGTGGAATGACATATAAAGCAGCCTGTGCCAATATTCCGGCTGGTGGTGGAAAAGCAGTCATTATCGCTAATCCTGAAAATAAAACAGACGATCTATTGAGAGCTTATGGACGTTTTGTTGATAGCTTGAATGGGCGTTTTATTACTGGACAAGATGTCAATATTACTCCTGATGATGTGCGGACAATTAGTCAAGAAACTAAATATGTTGTTGGGGTATCAGAAAAATCTGGCGGGCCTGCTCCCATAACATCACTAGGAGTTTTTCTCGGAATTAAAGCCGCTGTAGAATCTCATTGGCAGAGTAAAAGACTTGATGGCATGAAGGTTGCAGTTCAAGGCTTAGGAAATGTTGGTAAAAATCTCTGTCGTCACTTACATGAGCATGATGTCCAGCTTTTTGTGAGTGATGTAGATCCAGTAAAAGCGGAAGAAGTGAAACAGCTTTTTGGCGCAACCGTTGTAGAACCAACCGAAATTTACTCACTGGATGTAGATATATTTGCTCCTTGTGCTTTAGGAGGAATTCTGAATAGTCATACAATTCCTTTCCTGCAAGCTTCGATTATTGCTGGTGCAGCTAATAATCAATTAGAAAATGAGCAACTACATAGTCAAATGCTTGCTAAAAAAGGAATTCTTTACAGCCCTGATTATGTAATTAATGCTGGAGGACTAATCAATGTTTACAACGAAATGATTGGTTATGACGAAGAAAAAGCTTTCAAGCAAGTGCATAACATTTATGACACGCTATTAGCAATTTTTGAAATTGCGAAAGAGCAAGGAGTTACTACTAACGATGCTGCTAGACGATTAGCAGAAGACCGGATCAAGAACGGTAAGCAAAATCAGAGTACAGCGATCGCAGCCTAA
- a CDS encoding ScyD/ScyE family protein, with protein sequence MKLKSFALTSLTFCFAAICGTPSVQAATLTTIVDGISNARGVSFGLDGSLYVAEPGIGGNGNCQPSPSTLFQPICAGNSGSLVKVASDGTKQRLFNNFESIAEQPSGNQGAGIQDIQFDSLGNAYLLTGFAGYPGNRDLESLNLGSQFTIPPQQLATFPPSTPDKVLNTPLLAQLFKADLNTGKLESIFDFGKYEITNNPDGGDVVTNPFDLTVNGDTAYVVDGGGNTAYKIKLDGSESEAIAIPKKVLSASTLPPLPPGQELPPGLVEILPGGNIAIQAVPTGGTIGPDGALYVAEYSGFPYPENESRIFRIGDDGNPEVFLDGFTQITDLTFDDQGNLLVLQFGDESQLKGDLRFLPGSLIKVAPDLTRTTLVAAGEGLESSAGIDIGPDGQIYITKRGVGPELGSVVRVDGIVAEKVPEPTSILSLLALASVGATGAIAKRKRQDKLGGRCIMAV encoded by the coding sequence ATGAAACTCAAATCATTTGCTCTTACATCTCTGACATTTTGTTTTGCTGCTATTTGCGGAACACCATCTGTACAAGCTGCAACACTAACGACAATTGTCGATGGAATCAGTAATGCACGGGGTGTTAGCTTTGGCCTAGACGGCAGTCTTTACGTAGCAGAGCCAGGTATCGGAGGAAACGGAAATTGCCAACCATCTCCAAGTACCTTGTTTCAGCCGATCTGTGCTGGTAATAGTGGTTCGCTGGTCAAAGTTGCATCAGATGGCACCAAACAGCGTCTATTCAATAACTTTGAATCTATAGCAGAGCAACCCAGTGGCAACCAAGGCGCTGGTATTCAAGATATACAATTCGACTCTCTGGGGAATGCTTATCTTCTAACTGGGTTTGCTGGTTATCCAGGAAATCGTGATCTAGAATCACTTAACCTTGGTTCTCAATTCACTATCCCACCACAGCAACTTGCTACTTTCCCGCCATCCACACCCGATAAAGTACTGAATACTCCGCTTTTAGCACAACTTTTCAAAGCTGACTTGAATACCGGAAAGCTGGAAAGTATTTTCGACTTCGGCAAGTATGAAATCACTAATAACCCAGACGGTGGGGATGTAGTTACCAATCCCTTTGATTTGACCGTTAATGGTGATACTGCTTATGTAGTTGACGGTGGTGGAAACACCGCTTACAAAATCAAACTTGACGGAAGTGAGTCTGAGGCAATTGCAATTCCCAAGAAAGTCCTTAGTGCTTCAACATTGCCACCCCTTCCACCAGGACAAGAACTACCTCCAGGTTTAGTAGAAATACTTCCAGGAGGAAACATCGCAATTCAAGCAGTACCTACAGGTGGCACGATTGGCCCCGATGGAGCCTTATACGTTGCCGAATACTCAGGTTTTCCATATCCAGAAAATGAATCGCGGATCTTCCGCATCGGCGACGATGGCAACCCAGAGGTTTTCCTAGATGGGTTTACGCAAATCACTGACTTAACCTTTGATGATCAAGGCAACTTGCTAGTGTTGCAGTTCGGTGATGAGTCTCAGTTGAAGGGTGACTTGCGGTTCCTTCCCGGTTCTCTGATTAAAGTTGCTCCCGATCTAACTCGTACAACCTTGGTTGCTGCTGGTGAAGGGCTGGAATCGTCTGCTGGAATCGATATTGGCCCTGACGGGCAAATATACATCACCAAACGCGGAGTTGGCCCAGAACTAGGATCGGTTGTTCGGGTAGATGGTATCGTTGCCGAAAAAGTCCCTGAACCTACTTCAATACTTAGCTTATTAGCACTTGCTAGTGTAGGCGCAACTGGTGCGATCGCCAAGCGCAAACGCCAAGACAAGCTGGGTGGGCGTTGCATAATGGCGGTATGA
- a CDS encoding IS1 family transposase (programmed frameshift): MECPRCGSSHIRKNGNKRGKQNHICCNCDRQFIDRYEPPQGYSDEVKRECLKMYVNGMGFRGIERVKGVHHTTLITWVKLVGELLPDVYDPETIPEVGELDELETFVGKKNKVWLWTAVNHFTQGILAWVLGDHSAETFRPLWDIVGTWQCYFYVTDGWLVYPGFIPEGDQIVSKTYMTRVEGENTRLRHYLARLHRKTLCYSKSAQMLKYSIRLLLHYLKFWDVPVSV, from the exons ATGGAATGTCCGCGTTGTGGGTCGTCTCATATCCGTAAGAACGGAAATAAAAGAGGTAAACAGAATCACATTTGCTGTAATTGCGATCGCCAATTTATTGATCGGTACGAACCACCTCAAGGATACAGTGATGAAGTGAAACGGGAATGCCTGAAAATGTACGTTAATGGTATGGGATTTCGTGGCATTGAACGGGTCAAAGGTGTGCATCACACGACATTGATTACTTGGGTAAAACTTGTAGGAGAACTGCTACCTGATGTTTATGATCCAGAGACAATTCCAGAAGTTGGCGAACTCGATGAACTAGAAACGTTCGTCGGC AAAAAAAACAAAGTTTGGCTTTGGACAGCAGTGAACCACTTCACACAAGGTATTTTAGCGTGGGTTTTGGGCGACCATAGCGCCGAAACTTTTCGACCGTTATGGGATATTGTAGGTACTTGGCAATGCTATTTCTATGTCACGGATGGATGGTTGGTCTATCCAGGCTTTATTCCAGAGGGCGACCAGATTGTGAGCAAGACTTACATGACACGAGTTGAGGGGGAAAACACCCGGTTGCGCCACTATCTCGCTCGATTGCATCGAAAAACGCTATGTTATTCCAAATCAGCACAAATGCTGAAATACTCGATTCGATTGCTACTTCACTATCTCAAGTTTTGGGATGTTCCAGTTTCAGTATGA